The proteins below come from a single Solea senegalensis isolate Sse05_10M linkage group LG2, IFAPA_SoseM_1, whole genome shotgun sequence genomic window:
- the LOC122765388 gene encoding tensin-2-like, whose product CCSRTSAKCNDVGLERERGPSISNSHCLGRCNSTKVHPKSQTLPALPSKPVSPPLNPAHMELCHRHSAHPLSEVPWERPPPPPPLPCLHRPYYPYSAPEHAHPHSLSLPMSNRLCSGEEFHFFHYPNHSPSTHLSHQSLPSSPYREMFFSSPTQSSGCPCRDCSNRRGSVRTFQPLHPDQTESLQWSQGAGVQQTREVPPLWESENPWEVVRDTEVWQCKSATPSFQVCHSSLGQGSNQEQPRFVPASHQSYHSPQSLVDVRDGASSGYHTPPQPRHSCPCSPYQSSPAESHESRGYVSGYQSGSASPLPANSPSPGRVQLPETPSRSKEQQHSEVEKAKAVVEDDVSHGSEGKSDSNGPSSTPGLDSDHDYTLIGSSSPTHTEDSVTADSPPQSQENHTQLESCTNSILSTATASTVIQTHTVSLSGNTPQSSSEQNLSMDSKTGAAKNAGNAEGSNQSHASRYAAVIIPPVQMQLNGSALPSDTPSICSRNVTVNSSTSLNSSPSTTSPNSPVSSPEPQSSPQRSPMATDAAGHRLTPDRDSSADNKPPSPVPDGYNTPTFPLASYYYHLLNVPHVPYTGYTAVTIPAVQPPLPEKKRLSSTAGSQNGHSSLQRVSSAPVPAHHVTFSPPAGQQRRGSAQSNSKDEADIRVNAKFVQDSSKYWYKAGISRDQAIAVLKDKEPGTFLIRDSNSFQGAYGLALKVATPPPNANSSGSKDPLEQLVRHFLIETGPRGVKIKGCQNESYFGSLSALVYQHSITPISLPCALRIPEKDLVGELQETQSTTSTSTAADLLKQGAACNVLYLNSVETESLTGPEAVSKATKCTLALSPRPVATVVHFKVSSQGITLTDSKRRLFFRRHYPITSVTFSSLDPQDKRWTNSGSTSGK is encoded by the exons TGTTGTAGTCGAACAAGTGCAAAGTGCAATGATGTGGgactggagagggagagagggccCAGCATTTCTAACAGTCACTGTCTCGGACGTTGCAACAGCACCAAAGTGCACCCAAAAAGTCAGACCCTTCCTGCTTTGCCTTCCAAACCTGTGTCCCCTCCTCTGAATCCAGCTCACATGGAACTCTGCCATCGTCATAGTGCCCATCCTTTATCTGAGGTACCATGGGAACGtccaccccctcccccacccctgCCCTGTCTCCACAGACCATACTACCCTTACTCTGCCCCTGAACATGCACACCCACACAGTCTTTCCCTCCCGATGTCAAACAGACTCTGCAGTGGTGAGGAGTTTCACTTCTTCCATTATCCCAACCACAGCCCATCCACTCATCTCTCCCACCAGTCACTGCCCTCCAGTCCTTACAGGGAAATGTTCTTCAGCTCTCCAACACAGTCCTCTGGTTGCCCCTGTCGGGACTGCTCCAACAGGCGAGGCTCAGTCAGAACATTCCAACCATTACACCCAGACCAAACAGAGAGCCTACAATGGTCCCAGGGAGCAGGGGTACAGCAAACAAGAGAGGTGCCCCCACTGTGGGAAAGTGAAAATCCATGGGAGGtggtgagagacacagaggtctGGCAGTGCAAATCAGCCACACCTTCGTTCCAGGTCTGTCACTCTTCTTTGGGTCAGGGCTCAAACCAGGAACAGCCCAGATTTGTACCTGCATCTCACCAGAGCTACCATAGTCCCCAGTCTTTGGTGGATGTGCGGGATGGAGCCAGCAGTGGGTACCACACACCTCCACAGCCCCGCCACTCCTGCCCCTGCTCTCCTTATCAGTCGTCCCCAGCTGAGAGCCACGAGAGCCGGGGTTATGTCTCAGGATACCAGTCTGGGTCGGCCTCACCTCTGCCTGCTAATAGCCCGTCTCCTGGGAGAGTCCAGCTGCCTGAGACTCCCTCTAGATCCAAAGAACAGCAACACAGTGAAG TGGAAAAAGCCAAAGCTGTTGTGGAGGATGATGTATCCCACGGTTCAGAAGGTAAATCAGACTCTAACGGTCCATCAAGTACTCCTGGACTGGACTCTGATCATGACTACACACTCATCGGTAGCAgcagccccacacacactgaagataG TGTGACTGCTGACAGCCCTCCTCAAAGCCAGGAAAACCACACACAGCTAGAATCCTGCACAAATAGCATCTTGAGTACTGCAACAGCATCAACAGTCATACAAACCCATACTGTCAGCTTATCTGGAAACACCCCACAGTCATCAAGTGAGCAGAATTTGAGTATGGACAGTAAGACTGGTGCAGCTAAGAATGCAGGAAATGCTGAAGGATCTAACCAGTCACATGCTTCCCGTTATGCTGCAGTCATCATCCCCCCTGTCCAAATGCAGCTCAATGGTTCTGCTCTGCCCAGTGATACCCCATCCATCTGTAGCAGGAATGTTACCGTTAATTCTTCAACCAGTCTCAATTCTAGCCCCTCCACCACATCCCCAAATTCTCCTGTTAGCTCCCCAGAGCCTCAGTCGTCTCCACAGCGCTCCCCGATGGCTACAGACGCAGCAGGGCACAGACTAACTCCTGACAGAGACAGCTCAGCTGACAACAAACCTCCGTCACCTGTGCCAGATGGATACAACACACCCACATTTCCATTAGCATCTTATTACTACCATTTACTGAACGTCCCTCATGTCCCATACACGGGTTACACTGCAGTCACCATCCCCGCTGTCCAGCCACCACTCCCAGAGAAGAAGCGCCTTTCCTCCACTGCAGGATCTCAAAATGGACACAGCTCTCTTCAGAGAGTCTCCTCAGCTCCAGTCCCAGCACACCACGTTACTTTCTCTCCTCCAGCGGGGCAACAGAGACGAGGCTCTGCACAGTCAAACTCCAAAGACGAGGCAGATATTCGGGTTAATGCCAAATTTGTCCAGGATAGCTCCAAGTACTGGTACAAAGCAGGCATCTCCAGAGACCAAG CTATAGCTGTGTTAAAGGACAAGGAACCTGGAACTTTCCTCATCAGGGACAGTAACTCCTTTCAGGGGGCGTACGGTCTGGCCCTGAAAGTGGCCACCCCTCCTCCCAATGCCAATTCCAGTGGCAGCAAAG ATCCTCTGGAACAGCTGGTGAGACACTTCCTCATCGAGACCGGCCCACGAGGAGTGAAGATAAAGGGCTGTCAGAATGAGTCCTACTTTG GGAGTTTATCAGCTCTGGTGTATCAGCATTCAATCACTCCCATCTCTTTACCTTGTGCCCTTCGTATCCCAGAAAAAG ATCTGGTTGGGGAACTTCAAGAGACGCAGAGTACAACAAGCACCAGCACAGCAGCTGATCTCCTCAAACAAGGAGCAG CCTGTAACGTGCTTTACTTGAACTCCGTGGAAACCGAGTCTCTGACGGGACCGGAGGCTGTTTCCAAGGCAACTAAGTGCACTTTGGCTCTGAGTCCACGTCCAGTGGCAACAGTGGTTCACTTCAAAGTGTCGTCTCAGGGAATCACTCTAACGGACAGCAAAAGAAG GCTGTTTTTCAGGAGACACTATCCGATTACCAGTGTCACTTTCAGCAGCCTTGACCCGCAAGACAAAAG GTGGACTAATTCTGGTAGCACATCCGGCAAGTAA